One Limimonas halophila genomic window carries:
- a CDS encoding FtsB family cell division protein translates to MAGARDILRRARPLAPHLAVAGVIAFFLLHALHGRGGLLAYVHLQDRLAAAKQTRAELVEQRERLAHRIELLKPGTLNPDMLEEQARRVLNFARPDEVVVLLDHGDPAGGGEQP, encoded by the coding sequence ATGGCCGGGGCACGCGACATCCTTCGCCGGGCGCGACCGTTGGCGCCGCATCTCGCGGTGGCGGGGGTGATCGCTTTCTTCCTGCTGCACGCGCTGCACGGCCGGGGCGGGCTGCTGGCCTACGTCCATCTTCAGGACCGCCTGGCGGCGGCCAAGCAGACCCGGGCCGAGCTGGTCGAGCAGCGCGAGCGGCTGGCCCACCGGATCGAGCTGCTCAAGCCGGGCACACTGAACCCGGACATGCTGGAAGAACAGGCGCGGCGCGTGCTCAACTTCGCGCGCCCCGACGAGGTCGTGGTGCTGCTCGACCACGGCGATCCCGCTGGCGGCGGCGAGCAGCCGTAA
- the tpiA gene encoding triose-phosphate isomerase: MRRKLLAGNWKMNGHRAEATALARDLAARLASGEGGCEWAICPPFPLIGTVAGAIQGSYIAVGAQDCHSAPSGPHTGDVAAPMLADMGCAYAIVGHSERRRDHGETDEVVRAKAEAAQASGIAPIVCVGETQSQREAGETEAVLARQVETSVPEQPVAGLAVAYEPVWAIGTGLTPTSDEIAAALASIREVLARRFDSATAERIRLLYGGSVKPANAAELWRIDGVDGLLVGAASLSVERFWSIGRSCPDS; encoded by the coding sequence GTGCGACGCAAGCTTCTTGCGGGCAACTGGAAAATGAACGGGCACCGCGCCGAGGCCACGGCGCTCGCCCGGGATCTGGCCGCGCGCCTGGCGAGCGGCGAGGGCGGCTGCGAGTGGGCGATCTGCCCGCCGTTCCCGCTGATCGGCACCGTGGCGGGCGCCATCCAGGGCTCGTACATCGCCGTCGGCGCCCAGGACTGCCACAGCGCGCCCAGCGGGCCGCACACCGGCGACGTGGCCGCGCCCATGCTGGCCGACATGGGCTGCGCCTACGCGATCGTGGGCCACTCGGAGCGCCGGCGCGACCACGGGGAAACCGACGAGGTCGTGCGCGCCAAGGCGGAGGCCGCGCAGGCGTCGGGAATCGCGCCCATCGTCTGCGTCGGCGAGACGCAGAGCCAGCGCGAGGCCGGCGAGACCGAGGCGGTGCTCGCGCGCCAGGTGGAGACGAGCGTGCCCGAGCAGCCGGTCGCCGGCCTGGCCGTCGCCTACGAGCCGGTGTGGGCCATCGGCACGGGCCTGACTCCGACCTCGGACGAGATCGCCGCGGCGCTCGCGTCCATCCGCGAGGTTCTCGCCCGCCGCTTCGACAGCGCGACGGCCGAACGCATCCGGCTGCTCTACGGCGGCTCCGTGAAGCCCGCCAACGCGGCCGAGCTTTGGCGGATCGACGGGGTGGACGGCCTGCTGGTCGGTGCGGCAAGCTTGAGCGTGGAGCGGTTCTGGTCCATCGGCCGAAGCTGCCCGGATTCCTGA
- the eno gene encoding phosphopyruvate hydratase yields the protein MSGITDIRGREILDSRGRPTVEVDVRLESGAFGRAAVPSGASTGQHEAVELRDGDKARYAGKGVQHAVQSVNHEILDTLAGFEAREQVKIDTTLCELDGTPNKGRLGANAILGTSLAVAKAAASEAGVPFYSYIGGVAARTLPTPMMNILNGGAHADNALDFQEFMIVPVGAPDMGEALRWGAEVTTALKADLQRDGHSVNVGDEGGFAPALKSTEEALDRLESAIQAAGYTPGRDVALALDCAASELVQDGQYHLPGEGASYGASELADRLAEMVANRPIVSIEDGMGEDDWDGWRVLTEKLGDRCQLVGDDLFVTNPDRLKRGIEDGIANSILIKVNQIGTLTQTLDAVRMAQKAGYSAVMSHRSGETEDTTIADLAVATGCGQIKTGALSRSDRVAKYNQLLRIAEDLDLAGAYAGRSRIVAAR from the coding sequence ATGAGCGGCATCACCGATATCCGCGGTCGCGAGATCCTGGATTCCCGCGGCCGGCCCACCGTGGAAGTGGACGTGCGCCTGGAAAGCGGCGCTTTCGGCCGCGCGGCCGTGCCCTCGGGTGCCTCCACCGGCCAGCATGAGGCCGTGGAGCTTCGCGACGGCGACAAGGCCCGCTACGCCGGCAAGGGTGTGCAACACGCGGTGCAGAGCGTGAACCACGAGATCCTGGACACGCTCGCCGGCTTCGAGGCGCGCGAGCAGGTCAAGATCGACACCACGCTGTGCGAGCTGGACGGCACGCCCAACAAGGGCCGTCTGGGCGCCAACGCCATCCTCGGCACCAGCCTGGCCGTGGCCAAGGCGGCGGCGAGCGAGGCCGGCGTGCCCTTCTACAGCTACATCGGCGGGGTGGCGGCGCGCACGCTGCCCACGCCGATGATGAACATCCTCAACGGCGGTGCGCACGCCGATAACGCCCTGGATTTCCAGGAATTCATGATCGTGCCCGTGGGCGCGCCGGACATGGGCGAGGCGCTGCGCTGGGGCGCGGAGGTGACCACCGCGCTCAAGGCCGACCTGCAGCGCGACGGTCACTCGGTGAACGTGGGCGATGAGGGCGGCTTTGCCCCGGCGCTCAAGTCCACCGAGGAAGCCCTGGACCGTCTGGAAAGCGCCATCCAGGCCGCCGGCTACACACCCGGCAGGGATGTCGCGCTGGCGCTGGACTGCGCGGCCAGCGAGCTGGTGCAGGACGGCCAGTACCACCTGCCGGGCGAGGGCGCGAGCTACGGCGCGAGCGAGCTGGCCGACCGGCTGGCCGAGATGGTGGCGAACCGGCCCATCGTCTCCATCGAGGACGGCATGGGCGAGGACGACTGGGACGGCTGGCGCGTGCTCACCGAGAAGCTGGGCGACCGCTGCCAGCTCGTGGGCGACGACCTCTTCGTCACCAACCCGGACCGCCTGAAGCGTGGGATCGAAGACGGCATCGCCAATTCCATCCTCATCAAGGTCAACCAGATCGGCACGCTGACGCAGACGCTGGATGCCGTGCGCATGGCCCAGAAGGCCGGCTATTCGGCCGTGATGTCGCACCGCTCGGGCGAGACGGAGGACACCACGATCGCCGATCTCGCCGTCGCCACGGGCTGCGGGCAGATCAAGACCGGGGCGCTGTCGCGCTCGGACCGTGTCGCCAAGTACAACCAGTTGCTCCGCATTGCCGAGGATCTGGACCTCGCCGGAGCCTACGCCGGGCGCAGCCGGATCGTCGCCGCGCGTTGA
- a CDS encoding CTP synthase, with protein MTRFIFITGGVVSSLGKGLCAASLGSLLQARGYKVRLRKLDPYLNIDPGTMSPYQHGEVYVTEDGAETDLDLGHYERFTGVPSRSTDNVTTGQIYSKVLSRERRGDYLGATVQVIPHVTDAIKAFIHADVEDEDFVICEIGGTVGDIEGLPFLEAIRQLGNELGSARSLFLHVTLVPYIASAGELKTKPTQHSVKELLGVGIQPDVVVCRSEEPLGRDARRKIALFCNIHEPSVIEARDVDSIYAVPRSYHEEGLDTQVCGHFGLDATAAPDLAMWDRVLDRVRHPDGAITIGVVGKYTSLLDSYKSLAEALVHAGIANNVRVNVRWLDAEIFERDDAATHLEDVHAILVPGGFGERGAEGKVAAAHFARVRKVPYFGICFGMQMAVVEAARNLAGLPEAGSTELGPCNDPVVGLLTEWMRGEVVERRTVHSDKGGTMRLGGYTAKLTPGSRVAEIYGATEIVERHRHRYELNVNYRDTLESAGMLFSGMSPDGELPEIVEIPDHPWFVGVQFHPELTSKPFAPHPLFTAFIRAAIEQSRLM; from the coding sequence ATGACGCGCTTTATCTTCATCACGGGCGGGGTCGTGTCCTCGCTGGGCAAGGGGCTGTGCGCCGCGTCGCTCGGCAGTCTGCTGCAGGCGCGCGGCTACAAGGTGCGCCTGCGCAAGCTCGACCCCTACCTGAACATCGATCCGGGCACGATGAGCCCGTACCAGCATGGCGAGGTCTACGTCACCGAAGACGGGGCGGAAACCGACCTCGACCTGGGGCACTACGAGCGCTTCACGGGCGTGCCGTCGCGCAGCACCGACAACGTCACGACGGGGCAGATCTACTCCAAGGTGCTGAGCCGCGAGCGCCGCGGCGATTACCTTGGGGCGACGGTGCAGGTCATTCCCCACGTCACCGACGCCATCAAGGCCTTCATCCACGCCGACGTCGAGGACGAGGACTTCGTCATCTGCGAAATCGGCGGGACGGTCGGCGACATCGAGGGGCTGCCGTTCCTGGAGGCGATCCGCCAGCTCGGCAACGAACTGGGCAGCGCCCGCAGCCTCTTCCTGCACGTCACGCTGGTGCCCTACATCGCTTCCGCTGGCGAGCTGAAGACGAAGCCCACGCAGCACTCCGTGAAGGAGTTGCTCGGCGTCGGCATCCAACCCGACGTGGTGGTGTGCCGCTCCGAGGAGCCGCTGGGCCGGGACGCGCGGCGCAAGATCGCGCTCTTCTGCAACATCCACGAGCCCTCGGTGATCGAGGCGCGCGACGTGGACAGCATCTACGCCGTGCCGCGCAGCTATCACGAGGAGGGGCTGGACACCCAGGTGTGCGGCCACTTCGGCCTGGACGCCACGGCCGCGCCCGACCTGGCCATGTGGGACCGCGTGCTCGACCGTGTGCGCCACCCGGACGGGGCGATCACGATCGGTGTGGTCGGCAAGTACACGAGCCTGCTGGACAGCTACAAGTCCCTGGCGGAGGCGCTTGTTCACGCTGGAATCGCCAACAACGTGCGCGTGAACGTGCGCTGGCTGGACGCCGAGATCTTCGAGCGCGACGACGCCGCCACGCACCTGGAGGACGTGCACGCCATCCTCGTGCCGGGTGGCTTCGGCGAGCGCGGCGCCGAGGGCAAGGTGGCGGCGGCCCATTTCGCCCGCGTGCGCAAGGTGCCGTACTTCGGCATTTGCTTCGGCATGCAGATGGCCGTGGTCGAGGCCGCGCGGAACCTCGCCGGGCTGCCCGAGGCCGGTTCGACCGAACTGGGGCCGTGCAACGACCCCGTGGTGGGGCTGCTGACGGAGTGGATGCGCGGCGAGGTCGTCGAGCGGCGCACGGTGCATTCCGACAAGGGCGGCACGATGCGCCTGGGCGGCTACACCGCGAAGCTCACGCCGGGCAGCCGCGTGGCCGAGATCTACGGCGCCACCGAGATCGTCGAGCGTCACCGCCACCGTTACGAGCTGAACGTCAACTACCGCGACACCCTGGAAAGCGCGGGCATGCTCTTCTCCGGCATGTCGCCCGACGGGGAATTGCCGGAGATCGTGGAAATCCCGGACCATCCCTGGTTCGTGGGCGTTCAGTTCCACCCCGAGCTGACGTCCAAGCCGTTCGCGCCGCACCCCCTGTTCACCGCCTTCATCCGCGCGGCGATCGAGCAGTCGCGGCTGATGTGA
- the kdsA gene encoding 3-deoxy-8-phosphooctulonate synthase, whose protein sequence is MADIQLGPHTVGNTRPLTLIAGPCALESREHALEMSHALREVADTLGVNLIYKTSFDKANRSRAESDRGLGMKEGLPVLAEVRERTGCLVLTDVHLPEQCAPVAEAVDVLQIPAFLSRQTDLLLAAGETGRPVNIKKGQFLAPWDMANVVDKVRSTGNANVMVCERGVSFGYNTLVSDMRGLPIMAEQTGCPVVFDATHSVQQPGGQGTSSGGQREFVPVLARAAVAVGVAAVFMETHEDPDHAPSDGPNMVAVNALPEILNTLLALDRVAKDHPVRIT, encoded by the coding sequence ATGGCGGACATCCAGCTCGGCCCCCACACCGTGGGCAACACGCGCCCGCTGACGCTGATCGCGGGGCCGTGCGCGCTGGAAAGCCGCGAGCACGCGCTGGAGATGAGCCACGCGCTGCGCGAGGTCGCGGACACGCTCGGCGTGAACCTCATCTACAAGACTTCGTTCGACAAGGCGAACCGCTCGCGCGCGGAGAGCGACCGCGGCCTGGGCATGAAAGAGGGGTTGCCGGTCCTGGCCGAGGTGCGCGAGCGCACCGGCTGCCTCGTGCTCACCGACGTTCATCTGCCGGAGCAGTGCGCGCCCGTCGCCGAGGCCGTGGACGTGCTCCAGATCCCGGCCTTCCTCTCGCGCCAGACGGACCTGCTGCTCGCCGCCGGTGAAACCGGCCGGCCGGTCAACATCAAGAAGGGCCAGTTCCTCGCGCCGTGGGACATGGCGAACGTCGTGGACAAGGTCCGCAGCACCGGCAACGCCAACGTCATGGTCTGCGAGCGCGGGGTCAGCTTCGGCTACAACACCCTGGTCAGCGACATGCGCGGCCTGCCCATCATGGCCGAGCAGACCGGCTGCCCCGTCGTTTTCGACGCCACCCATTCCGTCCAGCAACCGGGCGGGCAGGGCACCAGTTCCGGCGGCCAGCGCGAGTTCGTTCCCGTCCTGGCGCGGGCGGCCGTCGCGGTGGGCGTCGCCGCGGTCTTCATGGAAACGCACGAAGATCCGGACCACGCACCCTCCGACGGCCCCAACATGGTGGCGGTCAACGCCCTGCCGGAAATCCTGAACACCCTGCTTGCGCTCGACCGCGTCGCCAAAGACCACCCCGTGCGCATCACCTGA
- the secG gene encoding preprotein translocase subunit SecG, whose translation MTTVLLVIHLLIAIAMIIIVLLQPSEGGLGGLGGGGGGGGAGGGLGALMSSRGAATVLTRATAVLAACFMATSIALTIFAGGNEASSVLEEVPAESGSGAQTQEAPAADGEASGASGDGQPSSDQPEVPVE comes from the coding sequence ATGACCACCGTCCTGCTGGTGATCCACCTGCTGATCGCCATCGCGATGATCATCATCGTCCTGCTGCAGCCGAGCGAGGGTGGCCTCGGCGGCCTCGGCGGCGGCGGTGGTGGCGGCGGCGCCGGCGGCGGCCTGGGCGCGCTGATGTCGAGCCGTGGCGCGGCCACGGTGCTCACCCGCGCGACGGCCGTGCTGGCGGCGTGCTTCATGGCCACCTCGATCGCCCTGACGATTTTCGCGGGCGGCAACGAGGCGTCCTCGGTGCTGGAAGAGGTGCCCGCCGAGTCCGGCAGCGGCGCGCAGACGCAGGAGGCGCCGGCCGCCGATGGCGAGGCGTCGGGCGCGTCCGGCGACGGCCAGCCGTCGTCCGATCAGCCCGAGGTTCCGGTCGAGTAA
- the pdhA gene encoding pyruvate dehydrogenase (acetyl-transferring) E1 component subunit alpha, translating into MATKKGGSSAASNKAAETKAAGTDSRGQTGGGSGLESDPTFGLSKDRLLELYREMLLIRRFEEKAGQLYGMGLIGGFCHLYIGQEAVVSGVKAVTREDDPVVASYRCHGHMLASGMEARRVMAELTGREAGYSKGKGGSMHMFSVEKDFYGGHGIVGAQVPVGTGVAFALKYNRQDNICPTYLGDGAINQGQVYESFNMAELWQLPVLYIIENNKYGMGTSVERASSTTELYTRGKSFNIPGEPVDGMHVLSVMEAAQRAAEFVRNGNGPYILEMQTYRYRGHSMSDPAKYRSREEVQHMRQERDPLLQLREVLETHCGVEEDELKQLDREIKDHVSEAAEFAQNSEEPDPEELFSDVVLPG; encoded by the coding sequence ATGGCGACCAAGAAGGGCGGATCGAGCGCCGCATCGAACAAGGCCGCCGAAACCAAGGCGGCCGGCACGGACAGCCGGGGCCAGACGGGCGGCGGCTCCGGTCTCGAAAGCGATCCCACGTTCGGGCTGTCCAAGGACCGGCTGCTCGAACTCTACCGCGAGATGCTGCTCATCCGCCGGTTCGAGGAGAAAGCCGGCCAGCTCTACGGCATGGGGCTCATCGGTGGGTTTTGCCACCTCTACATCGGGCAGGAAGCCGTCGTTTCCGGCGTGAAGGCGGTGACGCGCGAGGACGATCCGGTCGTCGCCTCCTACCGCTGCCACGGCCACATGCTGGCCAGCGGCATGGAGGCCCGGCGCGTCATGGCCGAGCTGACGGGCCGCGAGGCCGGCTATTCCAAGGGCAAGGGCGGCTCGATGCACATGTTCTCCGTGGAAAAGGACTTCTACGGCGGGCACGGCATCGTCGGCGCGCAGGTCCCCGTCGGCACGGGTGTCGCCTTCGCGCTGAAGTACAACCGCCAGGACAACATCTGCCCCACCTATCTGGGCGACGGCGCCATCAACCAGGGGCAGGTCTACGAGTCCTTCAACATGGCGGAGCTGTGGCAGCTCCCCGTGCTCTACATCATCGAGAACAACAAGTACGGCATGGGCACGAGCGTCGAGCGCGCCTCGTCCACCACGGAACTCTATACGCGCGGCAAATCCTTCAACATCCCCGGCGAGCCGGTCGACGGCATGCACGTGCTCTCGGTGATGGAGGCCGCCCAGCGCGCCGCCGAGTTCGTGCGCAACGGCAACGGCCCGTACATCCTGGAGATGCAGACCTACCGCTACCGCGGCCACTCCATGTCCGACCCGGCGAAGTACCGCTCGCGCGAGGAGGTGCAGCACATGCGCCAGGAGCGCGATCCGCTGCTGCAGCTGCGCGAGGTCCTGGAGACGCACTGCGGCGTCGAAGAAGACGAGCTCAAGCAGCTCGACCGCGAGATCAAGGACCACGTCTCGGAAGCCGCCGAGTTCGCCCAGAACAGCGAGGAGCCCGATCCGGAAGAGTTGTTCTCGGACGTGGTTCTGCCCGGCTGA
- a CDS encoding pyruvate dehydrogenase complex E1 component subunit beta → MPIEVLMPALSPTMTEGTLARWHKQEGDTVNNGDVLAEIETDKATMEVEAVDEGTLGRILVEGGTESVPVNAPIAILLGEGDSEADLDAAERAARAKLGGESAPAEASAEEAPAPEPAASSGPSTGDGATSAPPPATAREHVPKGIYDADGNLRLGATVDEQYRTSFADYVEEQAWTGPTKNQTVREALRDAMAEEMRSDDRVYLMGEEVADYEGAYKVTVGMLDEFGRRRVVDTPITEHGFAGVGIGAAFYGLRPIVEFMTWNFAMQAMDQIINSAGKKLYMSGGQINCPIVFRGPNGPASRVAAQHSQEYANWYGNVPGLKVVSPYHGADYKGLLKAAIRDPNPVVFLENELVYGETFEIPDTDDWTVPIGKAKVRREGSDVTIVAHSVMVGRALQAAEQLASEEGIQAEVVDMRTIRPFDADTLLASVKKTNRVVACEEGWPFAGTAAEMSAICMEHAFDYLDAPVLRVCSKDVPQPYAANLEKLAVPSVADVATAAKRVCYRA, encoded by the coding sequence ATGCCCATTGAAGTGCTGATGCCAGCGCTTTCGCCGACCATGACCGAAGGCACTCTGGCGCGCTGGCACAAACAAGAGGGCGACACGGTCAACAACGGCGACGTCCTGGCCGAAATCGAAACCGACAAGGCGACGATGGAGGTCGAGGCCGTCGACGAAGGCACGCTCGGCCGCATCCTCGTCGAGGGCGGGACCGAGAGCGTTCCTGTGAACGCGCCCATCGCCATCCTGCTGGGGGAAGGCGACAGCGAGGCCGACCTCGACGCGGCCGAGCGCGCGGCGCGCGCCAAGCTCGGCGGCGAGAGCGCGCCGGCGGAAGCCTCCGCCGAAGAAGCGCCGGCGCCCGAACCGGCGGCCAGCAGCGGGCCGTCGACGGGGGATGGCGCGACGAGCGCGCCGCCGCCGGCCACCGCGCGCGAGCACGTCCCGAAGGGCATCTACGATGCCGACGGCAACCTACGCCTCGGCGCCACGGTGGACGAGCAGTACCGCACCTCCTTCGCCGATTACGTCGAGGAGCAGGCGTGGACCGGGCCGACCAAGAACCAGACGGTCCGCGAAGCGCTGCGCGACGCCATGGCGGAGGAGATGCGCAGCGACGACCGCGTCTACCTCATGGGCGAGGAGGTCGCCGACTACGAGGGCGCCTACAAGGTCACGGTCGGCATGCTGGACGAGTTCGGCCGGCGCCGCGTGGTCGACACGCCCATCACCGAGCACGGCTTCGCCGGCGTGGGCATCGGCGCGGCCTTCTACGGCCTGCGCCCGATCGTGGAGTTCATGACCTGGAATTTCGCCATGCAGGCGATGGATCAGATCATCAACTCCGCCGGCAAGAAGCTCTACATGTCCGGCGGGCAGATCAACTGCCCCATCGTCTTCCGCGGTCCCAACGGGCCGGCCTCGCGCGTCGCGGCGCAGCACAGCCAGGAATACGCCAACTGGTACGGCAACGTGCCGGGGCTGAAGGTCGTCTCGCCGTATCACGGCGCGGACTACAAGGGGCTGCTCAAGGCGGCCATCCGCGACCCGAACCCGGTCGTCTTCCTGGAAAACGAGCTGGTCTACGGCGAAACCTTCGAGATTCCGGACACCGACGACTGGACGGTGCCGATCGGGAAGGCGAAGGTCCGCCGCGAGGGCAGTGACGTCACGATCGTCGCGCATTCCGTCATGGTCGGCCGCGCGCTCCAGGCCGCCGAGCAGCTCGCCAGCGAGGAGGGCATCCAGGCCGAGGTCGTGGACATGCGCACCATCCGGCCGTTCGATGCCGACACGCTGCTCGCCTCGGTGAAGAAGACCAACCGTGTGGTGGCGTGCGAGGAAGGCTGGCCCTTCGCCGGCACCGCCGCCGAGATGTCCGCGATCTGCATGGAGCACGCCTTCGACTATCTGGACGCGCCGGTGCTGCGCGTGTGTTCGAAGGACGTGCCCCAGCCCTACGCCGCGAACCTGGAAAAGCTCGCCGTGCCGAGCGTCGCGGACGTTGCCACCGCCGCCAAGCGCGTGTGCTATCGCGCCTGA
- a CDS encoding SurA N-terminal domain-containing protein, translated as MSNFRRLIVRGATLALFGVLIASFALWGIGDIFRSGGGGRVVATVGDEEVTAAEFQRQLRRQINQLRQRMGGQFDMEMARQMGVIERITRQAVTRALFNAEAAELGLAVGDEDVAKRIRQQQVFQSGGNFNRERFQRVLQQGGLSEAQYVEQVRGQLKRRAISDVISAGVAVPDIMAESEYRYRNQARVARYLTLATDSFEVAEPTADELKAYYEEHGDAFTAPAYRELTYIHAAPADITERVKVSDAAIERAYAERKDRYSQPAQRRVRQIVFDDEETARRALGLLMQGRTLEAVSREIKGGAPAKLGMVTKDELPDGLAGPVFELKEGRVTEPVQTSLGWHLAQVTEVQPATTKSLAEVRDEIRADLARDKAADRLISMANDMRDALAGGAPLKEVAQQFGFELRRIPAVDQQGRNRDGEQIKGLPAPNQFLQVAFNTTQGQRSLLEETDQGGYFVLRVDSVTPSQRRPFDAVKDKVRRRVLAERRAQAAEEAAKSMVERVNGGAALAGLAADRGVRVRTSTALTRTDNENAPAVEKALTDKLFAKDQGKAFMRALDGRVAVATVSEVREADPQASPSALESLRQELGRGLRSDLFAQFADSLRQRHTVRVNQGAIDQIVSQVR; from the coding sequence ATGAGTAACTTCCGCCGGCTCATCGTCCGCGGCGCCACCCTTGCGCTGTTCGGTGTCCTGATCGCCAGCTTCGCGCTGTGGGGAATCGGCGACATCTTCCGCTCCGGCGGCGGCGGCCGTGTCGTCGCGACCGTCGGCGACGAAGAGGTCACCGCGGCCGAGTTCCAGCGCCAGTTGCGCCGGCAGATCAACCAGCTGCGCCAGCGCATGGGCGGCCAGTTCGACATGGAGATGGCGCGGCAGATGGGGGTGATCGAGCGGATCACGCGCCAGGCCGTCACGCGCGCGCTCTTCAACGCGGAGGCCGCGGAGCTTGGCCTCGCCGTGGGCGACGAGGACGTGGCCAAGCGCATCCGCCAGCAACAGGTTTTCCAGTCCGGCGGCAACTTCAACCGTGAGCGCTTCCAGCGCGTGCTGCAGCAGGGCGGGCTGTCGGAGGCGCAGTACGTCGAGCAGGTGCGCGGGCAGCTCAAGCGCCGTGCCATTTCCGACGTCATCTCCGCGGGCGTCGCTGTTCCCGACATCATGGCGGAGAGCGAGTACCGCTACCGCAACCAGGCGCGCGTGGCGCGCTACCTGACGCTGGCGACGGACAGCTTCGAGGTCGCAGAGCCGACCGCCGACGAGCTCAAGGCGTATTATGAGGAGCACGGCGACGCCTTCACGGCGCCGGCCTACCGCGAGTTGACCTACATCCACGCGGCGCCGGCCGACATCACCGAACGCGTCAAGGTAAGCGACGCCGCCATCGAGCGCGCCTACGCGGAGCGCAAGGATCGCTATTCCCAGCCGGCCCAGCGCCGCGTGCGCCAGATCGTCTTCGACGACGAAGAGACGGCGCGGCGGGCGCTCGGCCTGCTGATGCAGGGGCGGACGCTCGAGGCGGTGTCGCGGGAGATCAAGGGCGGCGCCCCCGCCAAGCTGGGCATGGTCACCAAGGACGAGCTGCCGGACGGCCTCGCCGGGCCGGTGTTCGAGCTCAAGGAAGGCCGCGTCACCGAGCCCGTCCAGACCAGCCTGGGCTGGCATCTGGCCCAGGTGACCGAGGTGCAGCCCGCCACCACGAAGAGCCTCGCCGAGGTGCGCGACGAGATTCGCGCCGATCTCGCCCGCGACAAGGCCGCCGACCGCCTGATCAGCATGGCCAACGACATGCGCGATGCTCTCGCCGGCGGCGCGCCCCTCAAGGAGGTGGCGCAGCAGTTCGGTTTCGAACTGCGGCGGATCCCGGCCGTGGACCAGCAAGGGCGCAACCGCGACGGCGAACAGATCAAAGGTCTGCCCGCGCCGAACCAGTTCCTCCAGGTCGCGTTCAACACCACGCAGGGCCAGCGCAGCCTGCTGGAGGAAACGGACCAGGGCGGCTACTTCGTGCTGCGCGTGGACAGCGTCACGCCCTCGCAGCGCCGCCCCTTCGACGCGGTGAAGGACAAGGTTCGCCGCCGTGTGCTCGCGGAGCGCCGCGCCCAGGCCGCCGAGGAAGCCGCCAAGTCCATGGTCGAGCGGGTCAACGGCGGCGCGGCGCTCGCCGGTCTCGCCGCGGATCGGGGGGTTCGCGTGCGGACGTCCACGGCGCTGACCCGAACGGACAACGAGAACGCGCCCGCTGTGGAAAAGGCGCTCACCGACAAACTGTTCGCCAAGGACCAGGGCAAGGCGTTCATGCGCGCGCTCGACGGCCGTGTCGCCGTGGCAACGGTCAGCGAGGTGCGCGAGGCGGACCCGCAAGCCAGCCCGTCCGCCCTGGAATCGCTGCGGCAGGAGCTCGGGCGCGGCCTGCGCTCGGATCTCTTCGCCCAGTTCGCCGACAGCCTGCGCCAGCGCCACACCGTGCGCGTGAACCAGGGCGCCATCGACCAGATCGTCAGCCAGGTGCGGTGA